A single region of the Brachypodium distachyon strain Bd21 chromosome 3, Brachypodium_distachyon_v3.0, whole genome shotgun sequence genome encodes:
- the LOC100827075 gene encoding protein FLOWERING LOCUS T, whose protein sequence is MSNDSLITGRVVGDVLDPFRSTVDLEVLFNGRPIVNGKEFRTPAVSDKPRVEIGGEDLSVTYTLVMVDPDAPNPSNPTLREYLHWMVTDIPASTDDTYGREVVCYESPAPATGIHRMVLVLFRQLGRDTVLPPSMRHNFNTRAFARRYNLGAPVAAKYFNCQRQAGSGGPKFTGPYTSRRHP, encoded by the exons ATGTCGAATGACTCCTTGATTACGGGAAGGGTGGTAGGAGACGTGCTGGACCCCTTCCGTAGCACCGTGGATCTCGAGGTCCTGTTCAACGGCAGGCCCATCGTCAACGGCAAGGAGTTCCGCACGCCGGCGGTCTCGGACAAACCGAGGGTCGAGATCGGAGGCGAGGACCTCAGCGTAACATATACACTA GTCATGGTGGATCCCGACGCCCCTAACCCGAGCAATCCAACCTTGAGGGAGTATTTGCACTG GATGGTGACCGATATCCCAGCATCAACAGATGACACGTACG GGCGTGAGGTGGTGTGCTACGAGAGCCCGGCCCCGGCGACGGGGATCCACCGCATGGTGCTGGTGCTGTTCAGGCAGCTGGGCCGGGACACGGTGTTGCCGCCGTCTATGCGCCACAACTTCAACACGCGGGCCTTCGCCCGCCGCTACAACCTCGgcgcccccgtcgccgccaaGTACTTCAACTGCCAGCGCCAGGCCGGCTCCGGAGGGCCCAAGTTCACCGGCCCATAtaccagccgccgccacccatgA